One stretch of Sulfurihydrogenibium sp. DNA includes these proteins:
- a CDS encoding response regulator transcription factor, whose translation MKVLIVEDDKNLSKLIAKRLKEEGYDVVQAYDAEEGLNYANYEDFDIIILDLMLPKMSGFYIIESLRNKKIKTPILVLSAKDSVEDKVKGLSLGADDYLTKPFSFPELLARIQALVRRSKDIDEISKLKYHDLTMDLLKKEVYRGNKKIDLTAKEYELLKYLMENAEKIVTRNMILANVFDIDFDIESNVVDVQIHRLRDKIDKGFDKKLIHTVRGFGYVLKAN comes from the coding sequence ATGAAAGTTTTAATAGTAGAAGATGATAAGAACTTATCAAAACTCATTGCAAAACGTTTAAAAGAAGAAGGATATGATGTGGTACAAGCCTATGATGCAGAAGAAGGTTTAAATTACGCAAATTATGAAGACTTTGACATAATAATCCTTGATTTGATGCTTCCTAAAATGTCTGGATTTTATATTATAGAATCTCTTAGAAACAAAAAAATAAAAACACCTATTCTTGTATTAAGCGCAAAAGATAGTGTAGAAGATAAAGTTAAAGGATTGTCCTTGGGAGCTGATGATTACTTAACAAAACCTTTTAGCTTTCCAGAGTTGTTGGCAAGAATCCAAGCCCTTGTTAGAAGAAGTAAAGATATAGATGAAATTTCAAAATTAAAATACCATGACTTGACTATGGATTTACTTAAAAAAGAAGTTTATAGAGGAAATAAAAAAATAGACCTAACAGCAAAAGAGTATGAACTTTTAAAATATCTTATGGAAAATGCTGAAAAAATAGTAACAAGAAACATGATACTTGCCAACGTTTTTGATATAGATTTTGATATAGAGAGCAATGTGGTAGATGTTCAAATACACAGATTAAGAGACAAAATAGATAAAGGATTTGATAAAAAGTTAATTCATACAGTTCGCGGCTTTGGTTATGTTCTTAAAGCTAACTAA
- a CDS encoding HAMP domain-containing sensor histidine kinase — translation MFLKLTKTVNKIGIKITLLYSTLLLLSLIASFFTVYSFFEIYLDDKIKQEITEKAKSYKILFKQEGINGLKKQILKEAEIINNKDEFFKIYDNKGSIILNTNTLIHTQNIVINLENYKKLTPDKYEIVSLDDFHIIIYKLSPKYTLVIGKSKHDKNRLLNRLLSIFYNSGIIVFLLSLIGGFLIANSITRKIKRISNTAKELSTSMKLEKRVPVSQAGDELDDLAVVINNLLDRIEILVKTLKETTESIAHDLKTPIARIRAASENMLMKNKVSKECSDLLVYIIEETESLNQMIADLLTISKLESGTFQLSMEKVNLSKIIKNLYSLFKDYALTKGIKIEMEVDEDIYILGDEKYLSRAIANLLDNAIKFNKQDGKIFIKLKEIEDKVILIISDTGIGIPEDKLDKIFDKFYRADESRGIYMGSGLGLSLVKAVLDRHSAEIKVFSKENEGTTFEITFGKITNL, via the coding sequence ATGTTCTTAAAGCTAACTAAAACTGTCAATAAAATTGGAATTAAAATAACACTCCTATATTCAACTTTACTTTTACTATCATTAATAGCTTCATTTTTTACAGTTTACTCATTTTTTGAAATCTATCTTGATGATAAAATAAAACAAGAGATTACAGAAAAGGCAAAATCTTATAAAATTCTATTCAAGCAGGAAGGGATAAATGGACTGAAAAAGCAAATCCTAAAAGAAGCTGAAATTATAAATAATAAAGATGAATTTTTTAAAATCTACGATAATAAAGGTAGTATTATATTAAACACAAATACACTTATTCATACACAAAATATAGTGATAAACTTAGAAAACTATAAAAAACTAACTCCGGATAAATATGAAATTGTATCCTTAGATGACTTCCATATCATCATCTATAAGCTCTCTCCAAAATACACGTTAGTAATCGGAAAATCTAAACATGATAAAAACAGGCTTTTGAACAGACTCTTAAGCATCTTCTATAATTCTGGAATTATTGTGTTTTTATTATCATTAATTGGTGGATTTTTAATAGCAAACTCAATCACAAGAAAAATCAAAAGAATTTCAAACACTGCAAAAGAGCTATCTACCAGTATGAAATTAGAGAAAAGAGTTCCTGTTTCTCAAGCCGGAGATGAGTTGGATGATTTAGCAGTAGTTATTAATAATCTTTTAGATAGAATAGAAATTCTTGTAAAAACCTTAAAAGAAACTACAGAAAGCATAGCCCACGACCTTAAAACACCAATCGCAAGAATAAGAGCGGCATCTGAAAACATGCTAATGAAAAACAAAGTCAGTAAAGAATGTTCAGATTTATTAGTCTATATCATTGAAGAAACAGAGTCTTTAAATCAAATGATAGCAGACCTTCTTACTATCTCAAAACTTGAATCCGGAACATTTCAGCTCTCAATGGAAAAGGTAAACTTATCAAAAATTATCAAAAATTTATATTCATTGTTTAAAGACTATGCACTAACAAAAGGAATAAAAATAGAAATGGAAGTAGACGAAGATATCTACATTTTGGGTGATGAAAAATATCTTAGCAGAGCAATAGCAAATTTATTGGATAATGCCATTAAGTTTAATAAACAAGATGGAAAGATTTTCATAAAGCTTAAAGAAATTGAAGACAAAGTAATACTAATTATTTCTGATACAGGGATAGGTATTCCGGAGGATAAATTAGATAAGATTTTTGATAAGTTTTATAGAGCTGATGAAAGCCGGGGAATATACATGGGAAGCGGCCTTGGTTTAAGTCTTGTTAAGGCAGTTTTAGATAGACACTCGGCAGAAATTAAGGTATTTAGCAAAGAAAATGAAGGAACAACTTTTGAGATTACTTTTGGCAAAATTACAAATTTGTAA